AGAATATAATCAAGGGAGATTTAATTGGAAATAAAGTTATTACTTTAGTTAAAGAAGATATAGCACTTTACTCATGTCATACAAATTTAGATAGTGCTAAAAATGGAATAAATCAAACTATAGTTAATATGTTAGGATTTAATTCAAGTGAAATAATTGAACCTAATGAATCTGGAAAGTATAAAGATGGTGGGCTTGGAAGATTAGTAATACTAGAAAAAGAAATTTTACTGTGTGATGTCATAAAACTTGTTAAAGAGAATTTGAATATAGAGAATATGAGAATCGTTAGAGGGTCTGAGAAAGTAAAAGTATTGGCAATAATAAATGGCAGTGGTCAAGACTTGTTTTATAAAGCAAAAAGTCTTGGAGCTGATTGTATAATAACTGGAGATACAACTTATCATTTTGCATCAGATTTTAAAGAAATGAAAATAAGTATCATAGATGCAGGACACTTTTCAACAGAATATCTTGTATTTCTAAAAACATTAGAATTTCTAAAAGAAAAGTTTATAGATATAGAATTTAGTGCTTCAGAAAAATGCAAGGACCCTTATGATTTTATTTAGCAATATAGATATTCACAGTAAAAATCGTACTTATGAGTATAACTCACTGAAATAAGGGAGCATGCATTTGCTTCCTTATTTCTGGTTGTGGATGGATATTCATCTTATAAGTATAAATTAGAAGATGGATATCTATATAGATAAACAAAGCAAAAATTACATATATAGATTAAATAACTAAAATATGACTCATATGCATATAATGATATTGTAATAATAATTTTGTGGGTGGGTTATGAGCAAAGATGACGATTTTGCTAGCGGAGCTGGAGAAGAATTGAAGAAGGATATAAAAAATATATATAAACATAGTAAAAGAGCAATTAAAGGTTTTTTTAGAGGAGGAAACAGAAGAAATAACTGTGGAAGAAGACCAAATTGGGGTCCACCATTGTTCGCGTTTAAATCTCCACTTTTGATGTTACTTTGGCCTAAAATAATTGTTGCGGGAATAATACTTTTAACGCTGTTACTTTGTGGAGTAAGCTTATATGGAGTAATAATAATATTATTATTAACATTAATATTTATTTTAATATAAAGTATATATCTTTTGAAATTTGCAATTTACAATGCATAATTGATTCCATTTAGGATGTGCATTATGAGCAATTGAAGAACAAACTACTAGATCATTTAATATAATTAATATATTAAAAATTAACAAATTAGGATACTAATTTATTTTATAACATATATTTAATTAAAATTTCATTTGTATAATTTAAAAAAGTATGTTAAGATAAATCTTGCGAGTGAGACGTGCAATCGCTGCTAGACTAGATCTAGGAGAGGAAAGTCCGAGCTCCATAGGGCAGGGTGCTGGCTAACGACCAGTCAAGGCGACTTGAAGGAAAGTGCAACAGAGATATACCGCCTAAGTTTTACTTAGGTAAGGGTGGAAAGGTGATGGTAAGAGCTCACCAGCGTGATGGAGACTTCACGGCTATGTAAACCCCACTTGGAGCAAGACCGAATAGAGAGGCATTAAGGGGCTGCCCGTCCCGCCTCCGGGTGCGTCGCTTGAGTCTAATGGCAACATTAGACCTAGATAGATGATTGCTTAATACAGAACTCGGCTTATGGCTTATCTCGCATTACTAAAATAGCTACATTGGAGATGATGAAGTGTAAAACTTCCACTATTCTTCCACTGGCTATTTTTTTTTGTTTGGAGAGAATAAATCTGATAGTTTTTTACTTGCAGATTTCTGCATTTCAGTTGTAACATGGGAATAGATATTTAATGTTGTGCCAATATCTGAATGTCCTAATCTTTCTTGAATGATTTTAAAATCAACTCCTTGTTCTAAAAGTAAAGTGGCATTCGTATGTCTTAAATCATGGAAGCGAACTCGTTTATTTATTCCTGAATCCTTTGATAATCGATTGAATTTTAATGTAAAGTAATTTGGATGAATATATTTCCCAGACTCCCAGGTAAAAACGAAATTACAAAGTCTATTGTTAAATATATTAGTTTCATATAATTCACCATATTTTGCTTTGTTTGAAGCTTGGAGTTCTTTATGATCTTTAAGCTTTTGAAGAATTTCATCTGATACATAAATATTTCTTCGACTTTCTGAAGTTTTAGGAGTACCAAGTTCAACAGATGTATTTATATAAATGAGATTATTTTGTATTTTAATTATATTATTTTCGAAGTCTATGTTTTCCCATTCTAATCCTGCAACTTCTCCACGCCTTAGACCAAGTTCAATAGTAACCATTAATACTAATTCAAATATATAGTTACCATATATAGTTTTATCTAAATGATTTATCATAATATTAAACTCATCTATGGTTAATATATTGGCAATAAATTTATCTCTACGAGGTCTTTCTACAAATCTGCATATATTATCATTGACCACTTGTAATTTTACAGCTCTATTAAGAGAAGTATTGATGACACCAAAAATTGTTTGAAGTGTAGTATTACTTAAGCCTTTCTTTTTTTCAGAATTAATTAGATTTTCTATTAACATTGGCTTAATATCTTTCAGTAAATATTGTCCAAGATAGGGTTTAACATTATTGGTATAGAGTTCCTTGTAGCGGACATATGTATTTATTTTTCTATTTTGTTTTATATAGTTTTCGAGCCAATCATCAACATATTCATCATATTTTAATTTATGTGGTTCAACATAGCCATTGTTATACTTATATAGTGCTTTATTTAAAGCTTCCTCAGCCTCTGGTTTGGTTTTGCCACCACTTCGTTCAATACGTTTCCTTTTCCCTCCTATATCGATGATATCAAAATAATAATACCACCTATTTCCTTTCTTTCTAACACTTCCTTGCATGTTTTAACACCTCCACGTTAGATAGTATTTCACAATCTATAGTATTTTTATCCAATAAACTTTTATCTTTATCTAATATACAATTTTCTTTTTCGTCTATCATCCTTTTATAAACAACATCATTATTAATTCTTATATTTAAAATATACTTCCATGGCATTAAAACTTCCCCCTAACGCAAACCGAACTTCTGTTCTGAGGAAAATTATACCATTATTAAATTTTAATTTCAATATTTTGGAATAGAAATTTAATTTTTTAGAAGAAAATATAAATATATAATAATATTAAGTCAAAAATAGTATAAAAAAACTATAGATAAAAATCTATAGCCTATTTTAATTGCATTATTTTTTCTTAGAGTTTTCTATTAATTTTTTCACATCTAATCCAACTGCATCTAGTTGTCTAATAATATTTTGAACATCTTCAGCAGTTAATTCATGAGGATATCCCTTGTCAATTTCTATTTCTATAGTTTGATTATGTAACATTCCAGAGTATACTTTTGAAAGTTTATCATCAGTTCTACCTAATAGGTAATCTGTACTACAATCAAAATAATCAGCAATTTTAATTAGTACATCATCCTTAGGAAATCTATTTCCTTTTTCCCAATTCGTAATTGTTGCAGGTTCAACGCTCATAAGTTTAGCAAAGTCTTTGCTTAATAATCCTTTTTCTTCACGAAGCTCTTTAAGCCTAATAGGAAATTTACTCATATTATCACCACCCTATACTTTATAAACAATTTGCTAACTACTATTATAAACTATTTGCTAATTAATAAACACTAAATTAACTAAAAGAAAAATATGTTTTATAAAATTAGATTAAACATATTGAAATTAACTAAATGATAATTTATAATAAAATTAAATTAGCAATGTGATAATTATAAAATGTGAATTATCATAGTGTTAATTTTGGAGAGAACTCTGATTAAGATTTAGATGATTGAAAAGGGGAATGAGAAATGTATAGTAAACTAAAAGGTCTTATGGTAGAAAAAAGAATTACTCAACAAGAATTAGCACAAATACTAAAAATAACTGCAAGTGCATTAAATTTTAAAATAAACGGTAGATCTGACTTTAGCGTAACAGAGGCTAAATTGGTTTCAAGTTTTTTTGGAAAAACAATAGAAGAAATATTTATTATTGATGAAGTCAATAAAATGAAAACTGTTAAAAATGTTTAACATAACTAGAAAAGGAGAAATAGGAAGATCAAGGCTTAGATGTGATTTGTAAATTAAGCGAAGCACTTGGGATAATGAAAAATAAACTTATAGGAGTAAAAACTCCACAAGAAAAGATTCACTTTATAAGGGGAGAATCATGGTAATGAGAATAGGGGGATTAGGATGGAGCCAGTTTTATATACTGTAACTGAAGCAGCAGAGTTATTAAAAGTTAATAGAAATTCTGTATATGATCTACTAAAGAATAATGTAATACGAGGTTTAAAGCTTGGGAGTCTAAAAATAACCAGGACAGAATTAATTAAGTTTTTAGAAGAGAACAATGGAAAGGATTTATCTAATTTAGAAGATATTAAAGATTTGACTTTTGAGAGGGATCAATAGTTATTTAAGTATTGATCCAAGATAGTAGAATGAATTCATTTCCATGCATATAGTTAATGATTTTAGAAAGAAGGGATTTAGAATGATTAGAAAATTTGAGGGGTTAACGGCTAATGATTTAATTGAAATATTAAAAAGTTATCCAAGGGATGCAAAAGTATGCACTCAAATGCTAGGAGAAAATTTTCCGGTTAAACAAGTAGAAGAGTGTATTTATTATGATTTTCAAAATGGAAAAAGAGTGCAGCAGCATAAAGGAATTTTAATAAAATAATATGAAATTGTAAATGAGGAGGAAGAGTGAATTTTAAAGTCTTCAAATGTTATATCTATGTTTGTAATTCAATTGGATTAACTCCATCATGGAATGGCCTTGAAAGGTTTAGAAAATTTTATTTATGGGAGCGTGAAAATAATGGCAGATATTAAATGGATTAAATTAGCTACTGGTATGCCTGATGATGAAAAAATGAAATTAATAGATGCAATGCCGGAGAGAGATACAGTTTACTATTTATGGATAAGATTACTTATACAAGCTGCTAAGACTAACGCTGACGGTGAGATATTCTTATCAGAGGATATGCCGTACACTGATAAA
The DNA window shown above is from Clostridium beijerinckii and carries:
- a CDS encoding XRE family transcriptional regulator; this translates as MSKFPIRLKELREEKGLLSKDFAKLMSVEPATITNWEKGNRFPKDDVLIKIADYFDCSTDYLLGRTDDKLSKVYSGMLHNQTIEIEIDKGYPHELTAEDVQNIIRQLDAVGLDVKKLIENSKKK
- a CDS encoding transcriptional regulator → MYSKLKGLMVEKRITQQELAQILKITASALNFKINGRSDFSVTEAKLVSSFFGKTIEEIFIIDEVNKMKTVKNV
- a CDS encoding Nif3-like dinuclear metal center hexameric protein, which produces MTKVIDIAKEIEKFAPKLLMEDYDNVGLMVGDENKEIKKVLLALDCTNEVIKEAISLKYDLIITHHPLLFKRPKNIIKGDLIGNKVITLVKEDIALYSCHTNLDSAKNGINQTIVNMLGFNSSEIIEPNESGKYKDGGLGRLVILEKEILLCDVIKLVKENLNIENMRIVRGSEKVKVLAIINGSGQDLFYKAKSLGADCIITGDTTYHFASDFKEMKISIIDAGHFSTEYLVFLKTLEFLKEKFIDIEFSASEKCKDPYDFI
- a CDS encoding transcriptional regulator, which gives rise to MEPVLYTVTEAAELLKVNRNSVYDLLKNNVIRGLKLGSLKITRTELIKFLEENNGKDLSNLEDIKDLTFERDQ
- a CDS encoding site-specific integrase, giving the protein MQGSVRKKGNRWYYYFDIIDIGGKRKRIERSGGKTKPEAEEALNKALYKYNNGYVEPHKLKYDEYVDDWLENYIKQNRKINTYVRYKELYTNNVKPYLGQYLLKDIKPMLIENLINSEKKKGLSNTTLQTIFGVINTSLNRAVKLQVVNDNICRFVERPRRDKFIANILTIDEFNIMINHLDKTIYGNYIFELVLMVTIELGLRRGEVAGLEWENIDFENNIIKIQNNLIYINTSVELGTPKTSESRRNIYVSDEILQKLKDHKELQASNKAKYGELYETNIFNNRLCNFVFTWESGKYIHPNYFTLKFNRLSKDSGINKRVRFHDLRHTNATLLLEQGVDFKIIQERLGHSDIGTTLNIYSHVTTEMQKSASKKLSDLFSPNKKK